In Pseudothermotoga hypogea DSM 11164 = NBRC 106472, the following are encoded in one genomic region:
- a CDS encoding YceD family protein — MSALDWTISVEDVLLKKRLIIQGIFETEYVDAPNARCRVIEPIEVKIVVVAARDGIAIGGYARTTIEHPCDRCLKPVLLPINGTIEALYKPVSEMPVSDQEELKSLRNVLYYDSDRIDLTDRIIEAIVVEIPMKVLCSDDCKGLCPYCGADLNEEKDHKCTEESVDPRWKKLFLVKQNLTKEG, encoded by the coding sequence GTGAGTGCGTTGGATTGGACTATAAGTGTGGAAGACGTGTTGTTGAAGAAAAGATTGATCATCCAGGGTATCTTTGAGACCGAGTACGTGGACGCTCCTAACGCCCGTTGCAGAGTGATCGAACCCATAGAGGTGAAGATCGTGGTGGTTGCGGCGCGTGATGGCATAGCGATCGGAGGATATGCCAGAACGACGATCGAGCATCCTTGTGACAGGTGTTTGAAGCCAGTTCTTTTACCGATCAACGGCACGATAGAGGCGCTGTATAAACCCGTTTCAGAGATGCCCGTAAGTGATCAAGAGGAGTTGAAGTCTCTCAGGAACGTGCTATACTACGATTCGGACCGGATCGATCTGACAGACAGGATAATTGAAGCGATCGTGGTCGAAATACCCATGAAGGTCCTGTGTAGTGACGACTGCAAAGGACTGTGCCCTTACTGCGGGGCCGATCTGAACGAGGAAAAGGACCACAAGTGCACTGAGGAAAGCGTCGATCCGAGGTGGAAAAAACTTTTCCTTGTGAAGCAGAACCTGACGAAGGAGGGCTGA
- the rpmF gene encoding 50S ribosomal protein L32: MANPKQKRSRSRTHMKRAKIYRPISVPMAVCPNCGQPKLPHRVCLHCGYYNGKQILEVAE; encoded by the coding sequence ATGGCGAATCCAAAACAAAAGAGGTCAAGGTCGAGAACGCACATGAAGAGGGCCAAGATCTACAGACCCATAAGTGTCCCGATGGCTGTCTGCCCCAACTGTGGTCAACCCAAATTGCCGCATAGAGTCTGTCTGCATTGTGGTTATTACAACGGCAAACAAATCCTCGAAGTAGCGGAGTGA
- the plsX gene encoding phosphate acyltransferase PlsX produces the protein MPRIGLDVMGGDKAPVEIVEGARQFLADGKAELILVGTKQALKDIDNVEKVEVNDFLPMDVRPTEVLRRKNSSMYVGLQLLKEKKIDAFVSAGNTGALFAGATFVLGRIEHVDRPALAVPVPSLKDFTILIDAGANVRVRAEHLLDFAVMGLAYAKVLGKDRAKLGLLNVGEEENKGDETTKEAYELLRTHLAENFAGNVEGHDINAGKVDVVVCDGFSGNVAMKTMEGTAKMIVTILKEQIKRSSFFAKLGALMLSRTLRKMMEKLDPRTYGGGFILGVNGLVIKAHGSSDRKAIKNALEVALKGVQMNLVEKIAGEIARVRDSGAGR, from the coding sequence ATGCCGAGAATAGGTCTCGACGTCATGGGAGGGGACAAGGCGCCTGTCGAGATCGTTGAGGGCGCCAGGCAGTTTCTTGCGGATGGAAAAGCTGAACTGATACTGGTCGGAACAAAACAGGCGCTCAAGGATATAGATAACGTTGAAAAAGTGGAAGTGAACGACTTCCTTCCCATGGACGTAAGGCCCACCGAAGTGTTGCGCAGGAAGAACTCCTCCATGTACGTGGGCCTGCAACTCCTCAAAGAGAAAAAGATAGACGCCTTCGTGAGCGCCGGGAATACCGGTGCTCTTTTTGCTGGAGCAACGTTCGTGCTCGGTAGAATCGAGCATGTGGATAGACCAGCGCTGGCCGTTCCAGTTCCATCTCTCAAAGATTTCACGATCTTGATAGATGCCGGCGCAAACGTTCGTGTGAGGGCCGAACATCTTCTGGATTTCGCAGTCATGGGTCTTGCGTACGCGAAGGTCCTGGGGAAGGATCGGGCAAAACTTGGATTGCTCAACGTGGGAGAAGAAGAGAACAAAGGTGACGAGACCACGAAGGAGGCCTACGAACTTCTCAGGACTCACCTCGCCGAAAATTTCGCTGGTAACGTTGAGGGACACGACATAAACGCTGGAAAGGTAGATGTGGTCGTATGCGATGGCTTTTCTGGTAACGTGGCGATGAAAACTATGGAAGGCACAGCGAAGATGATCGTTACGATTCTCAAGGAACAAATAAAGCGTTCGTCTTTCTTTGCAAAATTGGGTGCATTGATGCTGTCGCGAACGCTGAGAAAAATGATGGAAAAACTCGATCCAAGAACCTACGGTGGAGGTTTCATACTGGGCGTCAACGGATTGGTCATTAAGGCGCACGGTTCCTCCGACAGGAAGGCGATAAAAAACGCGCTGGAAGTTGCACTGAAAGGTGTTCAGATGAATCTCGTTGAGAAGATTGCGGGGGAGATCGCTCGTGTGCGGGATAGTGGGGCTGGTAGGTGA
- the glmS gene encoding glutamine--fructose-6-phosphate transaminase (isomerizing): MCGIVGLVGEIVVSDLIEGLEKLEYRGYDSAGVAFLRDSSLCVEKNKGRVASLKEKLSELLNERITLGIAHTRWATHGEPNDINAHPHTDCQSKLCVVHNGIIENFKELKKRLEEVGHRFVSDTDTEVIPHLIEEYYTTDLVEAVRKAVKLLEGSFAIAVIHVDHPDIIVGTRKGSPLILTVGNGVAGIASDVTPLLKYSKDMVFLEDGDIFCVSKGGFEVFDVVGRKKERKPTHIDWTYETAQKSGYKHYMLKEIFEEPSCVAATLSGRIKSAKVHLPEIEELQDLLASSKTLKVVACGTSSYAALSFKYFLENLSDVCVDVEVSSEFRYKRPNFDENTVLVAVSQSGETADTLESVRLAKSKGAKVLAITNVVGSTLMRESDHTLLLNAGPEISVAATKSYVTQLVLLYLLGLKIVELRDQWNERCTKLIDSLLRLPEVLDATLSRAEHIKEVALKYKDFQHFMYIGRGLGYPTALEGALKLKEISYIHATAYPAGELKHGPIALLGPEFPVFAIAPFDALYAKMKNNMIECKARKTKLVVLTSDDCEDVREIADDVLSVNSFSEQLYPVLMAPVIQLFAYYIADALGHDPDKPKNLAKSVTVE, translated from the coding sequence GTGTGCGGGATAGTGGGGCTGGTAGGTGAGATCGTCGTTTCTGACCTCATAGAAGGCCTTGAGAAACTCGAATACAGAGGTTACGATTCGGCGGGTGTAGCTTTCCTTCGAGACTCTTCTTTATGTGTTGAGAAAAACAAGGGCAGGGTTGCCTCGCTGAAGGAAAAGCTTTCCGAACTGCTCAACGAAAGGATCACACTGGGTATCGCGCACACGCGCTGGGCAACACATGGAGAACCAAATGACATCAACGCACATCCGCACACGGATTGCCAATCAAAACTTTGTGTTGTACACAACGGAATCATAGAGAACTTCAAAGAGCTCAAAAAGAGACTTGAGGAAGTTGGCCACAGGTTCGTCTCCGACACCGACACCGAAGTGATTCCACACCTCATCGAAGAGTACTACACAACAGACCTCGTGGAAGCTGTGAGGAAAGCCGTGAAACTGCTCGAAGGTAGCTTCGCAATAGCCGTCATCCACGTTGATCATCCGGACATCATCGTGGGTACAAGGAAGGGTTCTCCCTTGATCTTGACCGTTGGCAACGGAGTCGCAGGAATAGCTTCGGATGTGACACCTTTACTGAAGTACTCTAAGGACATGGTTTTTCTCGAAGATGGAGACATTTTCTGCGTCTCGAAGGGTGGTTTCGAAGTTTTCGACGTGGTCGGACGCAAGAAAGAGAGAAAGCCAACACACATCGACTGGACGTACGAGACGGCACAGAAGTCTGGCTACAAACATTACATGTTGAAGGAGATCTTCGAAGAACCATCCTGTGTTGCCGCGACATTGTCCGGAAGGATCAAATCTGCGAAGGTACATTTGCCGGAAATCGAAGAGCTACAGGATCTGCTCGCGAGTTCGAAAACGTTGAAAGTTGTTGCCTGTGGAACGAGCAGCTACGCGGCGCTTTCCTTCAAGTATTTTCTCGAGAATCTGAGCGACGTGTGTGTCGATGTGGAAGTTTCTTCCGAATTCAGATACAAAAGGCCGAACTTTGACGAAAACACTGTTTTGGTTGCCGTTTCACAATCTGGAGAGACTGCGGACACTCTGGAATCCGTGAGACTGGCAAAGTCGAAAGGTGCGAAGGTCCTGGCGATCACCAACGTCGTGGGTTCAACTCTGATGAGAGAATCGGATCACACGCTGTTGCTCAACGCAGGGCCTGAGATAAGTGTTGCGGCAACGAAAAGTTACGTGACGCAACTGGTGCTGTTGTACCTGCTTGGGCTGAAGATAGTTGAGCTGAGAGATCAGTGGAACGAGCGTTGCACAAAGCTGATCGATAGTTTGCTGAGGCTTCCCGAAGTTCTGGATGCAACGTTGAGCAGGGCAGAACACATAAAGGAGGTCGCCTTGAAGTACAAGGATTTTCAGCATTTCATGTACATAGGAAGGGGTTTGGGCTATCCAACGGCACTCGAAGGAGCGCTGAAGCTCAAAGAGATAAGTTACATCCATGCGACTGCGTACCCTGCAGGTGAGTTGAAGCACGGGCCAATCGCACTGCTTGGGCCAGAATTTCCGGTTTTCGCGATCGCGCCATTCGATGCGCTGTATGCCAAAATGAAGAACAACATGATCGAATGCAAGGCTCGAAAGACGAAGCTTGTAGTGCTAACCAGCGATGACTGTGAAGATGTCCGTGAGATCGCGGACGATGTGCTGAGTGTGAACTCGTTTTCTGAGCAGTTGTATCCCGTACTCATGGCACCAGTGATCCAGCTTTTTGCCTACTACATCGCCGATGCCCTTGGACATGATCCGGACAAACCAAAAAATTTGGCGAAGAGCGTGACGGTGGAGTGA
- the rsfS gene encoding ribosome silencing factor, whose product MEFLKKLFDLMNEKEAINTVVLDMRKTPMPADFFVIATANSQTHMGTLRNAVVEFFLTNGHSLIYYDKGEGYDWLLIDAGDIVVHIFTTRGREFYDLEGLWSDAVKLFQA is encoded by the coding sequence ATGGAATTTTTAAAGAAACTGTTCGACCTCATGAACGAAAAGGAAGCAATCAACACTGTGGTGCTTGACATGAGAAAAACACCGATGCCAGCGGATTTCTTCGTGATCGCCACTGCGAACTCTCAAACACACATGGGTACTCTGAGAAATGCAGTGGTCGAGTTCTTTTTGACCAACGGTCACTCGCTCATCTACTACGACAAGGGAGAAGGCTACGACTGGCTGTTGATAGACGCTGGAGACATCGTTGTGCACATCTTCACTACACGCGGCAGAGAATTCTACGATCTTGAAGGTCTATGGAGCGATGCGGTCAAGCTCTTTCAAGCTTGA
- the fba gene encoding class II fructose-1,6-bisphosphate aldolase: MPLVSSKGMFEKAYGKYAIGAFNVNNMEILQGVIEAAKEERAPVILQISAGARKYAKQVYLIKLIQAALEDAPDIPICVHLDHGDSFELCKAVIDTGFFTSVMIDGSHLPFEENVKLTKQVVDYAHPRGVVVEGELGRLVGIEEHVVVSEREAFMTDSDKAVEFVERTNVDSLAIAIGTSHGAYKFKGEAKLDFDRLREIANRLPNFPLVLHGASSVLPEFVEKINKYGGKVEGAQGVPEDMIRKATTMGICKVNIDTDLRLAMTATIREVFALHPEEFDPRKYLGPAREAIKQLVKHKMRNVLGCSGQA; this comes from the coding sequence ATGCCACTCGTCAGCTCGAAAGGAATGTTCGAGAAGGCTTACGGTAAGTACGCCATAGGGGCCTTCAACGTCAACAACATGGAGATTCTTCAGGGCGTCATTGAAGCAGCGAAGGAGGAAAGGGCACCCGTGATACTGCAAATCTCCGCGGGCGCCCGCAAGTACGCGAAGCAGGTTTATTTGATCAAGCTCATTCAAGCAGCCTTAGAAGATGCTCCGGACATTCCCATATGTGTGCACTTGGACCATGGAGATTCGTTCGAGCTCTGCAAGGCGGTAATCGACACCGGCTTCTTCACTTCGGTTATGATCGATGGCTCGCACCTTCCGTTCGAGGAGAACGTCAAGCTCACCAAACAGGTCGTTGACTACGCACACCCGCGAGGGGTCGTGGTGGAAGGAGAACTCGGGAGGCTTGTGGGGATTGAGGAGCACGTCGTGGTCAGCGAGAGAGAAGCTTTTATGACCGACTCGGACAAGGCTGTGGAGTTTGTGGAGAGGACGAATGTCGATTCACTTGCCATAGCGATTGGAACCAGTCACGGCGCTTACAAGTTCAAGGGCGAAGCGAAACTCGATTTCGATCGCCTGAGAGAGATTGCAAATAGGTTACCCAACTTTCCGTTGGTCCTTCATGGAGCTTCGAGCGTTTTGCCGGAGTTCGTCGAGAAGATAAACAAATACGGTGGAAAGGTCGAAGGCGCTCAAGGTGTACCTGAAGACATGATAAGGAAAGCCACAACGATGGGTATATGCAAGGTCAACATCGACACGGACTTGAGGCTTGCGATGACCGCCACGATACGAGAAGTGTTCGCACTGCATCCTGAGGAGTTCGATCCGAGAAAATACCTTGGACCTGCGCGCGAAGCGATAAAGCAACTTGTCAAGCACAAGATGAGGAACGTTCTTGGTTGCAGCGGTCAAGCTTGA
- a CDS encoding BadF/BadG/BcrA/BcrD ATPase family protein produces MLVLGLDGGGTSLKATLAKDGRAIKRKIFEKGVNISAVSAEELERTIKEVRGWSGPVDEVRAAFSGAGDPERKAVLTAVLEKFFAKSSRMILSDAEALIACLYEGKPLTIAIAGTGSIVVGIDENGRFVRAGGWGHLFDDEASAFSIVKSIIVEALLHVDGLVGHDPVFHELLNYYGFDKLEQLANLQRFSDFKEKIASFARVMPNTQLVKRIMKKELKLFTDRVRQVLALTNADRVLGFGGMFLNEEYRNIFCSMLRDVEFEHLKLHLDEALATKTNLKVGFK; encoded by the coding sequence ATGCTGGTACTCGGACTGGACGGTGGTGGAACGAGTCTCAAAGCCACGCTTGCAAAGGATGGCAGGGCAATCAAAAGAAAGATCTTCGAAAAGGGTGTCAACATAAGCGCAGTGAGCGCTGAGGAGCTTGAAAGAACGATCAAAGAAGTGAGAGGTTGGTCTGGACCGGTGGATGAAGTGAGGGCGGCATTTTCTGGCGCGGGTGATCCCGAGCGGAAGGCAGTCTTGACAGCTGTTCTGGAGAAGTTCTTTGCAAAGTCGTCTCGCATGATTCTATCGGACGCCGAGGCCCTAATCGCTTGCCTGTACGAGGGAAAACCTTTGACGATCGCGATCGCAGGCACCGGTTCGATAGTGGTCGGTATCGATGAAAATGGCAGGTTCGTTCGTGCAGGTGGCTGGGGTCATCTCTTCGATGACGAAGCGAGTGCGTTCAGCATCGTGAAAAGTATCATAGTGGAGGCACTACTACACGTGGACGGGCTTGTTGGTCACGATCCAGTTTTCCACGAGCTGCTGAACTACTATGGTTTTGACAAGCTCGAACAGCTGGCAAACTTACAAAGGTTCAGCGATTTCAAAGAAAAGATTGCCTCCTTCGCCAGAGTGATGCCAAACACCCAACTGGTGAAGAGAATTATGAAGAAAGAACTGAAACTCTTCACGGACAGGGTCCGTCAGGTGCTTGCCCTAACGAATGCCGACAGAGTGCTCGGTTTCGGTGGAATGTTCCTTAACGAAGAGTACAGAAACATCTTTTGCTCGATGCTGAGAGACGTGGAATTCGAGCATCTAAAACTCCATCTGGACGAAGCGCTCGCTACCAAGACCAATTTGAAGGTCGGGTTCAAATAA
- a CDS encoding TldD/PmbA family protein — translation MRGEAFYRNLFRLMNEHFIGLKFLAVVWEQDQALTRFANSRIHQNVAERKASLSVLATRGNKIALATSNDLTVPGLKALKEKLETMLEFATPLDYEFSLPEVSVGYPVENVAESLKKVFAEQRASVFDRMLKIAPNDVQLFGYVSDNVTENVIMSSNGTFLYQSFGGVSFNVVAMCDSASGYASGVAKSYEELSVDEKVERAVRFAKMSKNPVEIDPGSYTVILGPEAVSDLFMYFGWLCTNGYTHELKISPSAKYLGTKIGPSELNVYDDPTHPLQLPFVYDLCGKKREKMAIIENGVFKNVLYAHGAALRFNKKPTGHTFSLDDLDNSVPVNLVVDAANTPVEEILSNTKSGIYVNRFHYMNIVDPQEAIFTGMTRDGTFLIENGQLTKAVKNMRFNVKFFEFTQNIEAISKEIETVASEYFPQIAPYMKVQQFNFTSKTA, via the coding sequence ATGAGGGGCGAAGCGTTCTACAGGAACCTGTTCAGGCTCATGAACGAACACTTCATCGGTTTGAAGTTTCTTGCGGTTGTTTGGGAACAGGATCAGGCGCTGACGCGCTTTGCCAACAGTAGGATCCATCAGAACGTGGCAGAACGCAAAGCTTCACTTTCAGTCCTGGCTACCAGAGGCAACAAAATCGCACTTGCAACGAGCAACGATTTGACCGTTCCGGGTTTGAAGGCCTTGAAAGAGAAGCTTGAAACGATGCTTGAATTCGCAACACCTCTCGATTACGAGTTCAGTCTTCCAGAAGTTTCTGTGGGTTATCCCGTGGAAAACGTGGCCGAATCGCTCAAGAAAGTTTTCGCAGAGCAAAGAGCCAGCGTCTTTGATCGAATGCTCAAGATCGCGCCGAATGACGTTCAACTCTTTGGTTATGTGAGCGATAACGTGACTGAGAACGTCATCATGAGTTCGAACGGAACGTTCCTGTACCAATCTTTCGGTGGTGTTTCCTTCAACGTTGTTGCGATGTGCGATTCAGCGAGCGGCTATGCCTCTGGAGTAGCAAAAAGTTACGAGGAATTGAGCGTGGATGAGAAGGTCGAACGTGCTGTGAGGTTCGCGAAGATGTCAAAGAATCCTGTGGAGATAGACCCCGGAAGCTACACCGTTATACTCGGTCCGGAGGCGGTGAGTGATCTGTTCATGTACTTTGGCTGGCTCTGCACCAACGGATACACGCATGAACTCAAAATAAGCCCTTCTGCGAAGTATCTGGGCACCAAGATAGGTCCGAGCGAGTTAAACGTCTACGACGACCCCACACATCCGCTGCAGCTGCCGTTCGTCTACGATCTATGCGGAAAGAAGAGAGAGAAGATGGCGATCATAGAAAACGGTGTGTTCAAAAACGTGTTGTACGCGCATGGTGCGGCATTGAGGTTCAACAAGAAGCCTACAGGCCACACGTTCAGCTTGGACGATCTGGACAACAGTGTGCCTGTGAACCTGGTTGTGGACGCAGCCAATACGCCCGTCGAAGAGATACTCAGCAATACGAAAAGCGGGATCTACGTGAACAGATTCCATTACATGAACATCGTCGATCCGCAAGAGGCTATCTTCACGGGTATGACGCGAGACGGAACGTTCCTCATCGAGAACGGGCAACTCACCAAAGCCGTGAAGAACATGAGATTCAACGTCAAGTTCTTCGAGTTCACTCAGAACATAGAGGCGATCTCCAAAGAGATCGAGACCGTCGCCTCGGAGTACTTTCCACAGATCGCACCGTACATGAAGGTCCAGCAGTTCAACTTCACTTCGAAGACTGCGTGA
- a CDS encoding TldD/PmbA family protein, whose protein sequence is MQEKLEKLLNFLVSKGARYADVRYEEHARQELFVENGVLKSFTHSVDVGTGVRVLYENGWGFAATDERGDSALERTALKALEIAIASNKRANKEVKLAPEPVHRAAFKSWVMKDPFLISDNEKIELLKSATLKMKENPRVVRATGSMSFRKIDKLFLNTEGSVIYQEIYVTGAGIEADALGEAGFQRRSYPASFGGDHATRGWEFIEEMKLLDHAPKVAEEAAMLVDAPEIEPGEYDVIISGNQLALQIHESCGHPSELDRVMGSELSFAGGSFLTLDKLGKLKYGSEHVNITADATIAGGLGSFGFDDEGVEAQKSYIVQNGLFVGYLMDRQTAAELGLRSNGAARADSWSHPPIIRMTNINLLPGNCTLEELIAGIDYGFLLDTNKSWSIDDLRLNFQFATEIAYEIKGGKLTGKIFKNPVYYDITPNFWNKCDGIANESYWHVWGVPNCGKGQPMQVMHVGHGTSPARFRRVKVGVRR, encoded by the coding sequence ATGCAGGAGAAGCTGGAAAAATTGCTGAACTTTTTGGTGAGCAAGGGTGCTCGGTACGCAGATGTCCGTTACGAGGAACATGCAAGGCAGGAGCTTTTTGTCGAGAACGGAGTTCTCAAGAGCTTCACACATTCCGTCGACGTAGGAACAGGCGTAAGAGTTCTGTACGAGAACGGTTGGGGATTCGCAGCAACCGATGAACGAGGTGACTCAGCGCTTGAGCGGACAGCACTGAAGGCCCTGGAAATCGCTATAGCTTCTAACAAGAGGGCGAACAAAGAAGTCAAACTGGCACCGGAGCCAGTCCACAGGGCTGCGTTTAAATCCTGGGTGATGAAAGATCCTTTTCTGATCAGTGACAACGAAAAAATCGAACTGCTCAAGTCGGCGACCTTGAAGATGAAGGAAAATCCAAGAGTGGTTCGTGCCACGGGTTCGATGAGTTTCCGAAAGATCGATAAACTGTTTCTGAACACGGAAGGTTCTGTGATATACCAGGAAATATACGTAACGGGCGCTGGGATCGAGGCGGATGCGCTTGGAGAAGCCGGTTTCCAAAGGAGATCCTATCCAGCGAGCTTTGGGGGCGATCATGCCACGAGAGGTTGGGAGTTCATCGAGGAGATGAAATTGCTGGATCACGCACCAAAAGTAGCCGAGGAGGCGGCCATGCTTGTGGACGCACCGGAGATAGAACCTGGAGAGTACGATGTGATCATCTCTGGCAATCAACTTGCACTACAAATACACGAATCGTGTGGCCATCCCAGTGAACTTGACAGAGTGATGGGTTCTGAGTTGAGCTTTGCAGGTGGAAGTTTCCTCACGCTTGACAAGCTTGGAAAGCTCAAGTACGGTAGTGAACACGTAAACATCACGGCAGATGCTACGATCGCTGGAGGACTGGGGAGTTTTGGATTCGATGACGAAGGTGTCGAAGCGCAGAAGAGCTACATCGTGCAAAACGGCTTGTTCGTCGGTTATTTGATGGACAGGCAAACTGCGGCTGAGCTGGGTCTGAGGTCCAACGGTGCTGCCAGGGCCGACAGCTGGTCTCATCCACCCATCATAAGGATGACGAACATAAACTTACTGCCAGGCAATTGCACGCTTGAAGAACTGATCGCCGGGATCGATTATGGCTTTTTACTGGACACAAACAAGAGCTGGTCGATAGACGATCTCAGACTGAACTTCCAGTTCGCCACCGAGATCGCTTACGAAATAAAGGGTGGCAAACTCACTGGCAAAATCTTCAAGAACCCAGTTTATTACGACATCACACCGAACTTCTGGAACAAGTGTGATGGAATTGCCAATGAGTCCTACTGGCACGTATGGGGTGTTCCGAACTGCGGTAAGGGTCAGCCCATGCAGGTGATGCACGTGGGACATGGAACATCTCCAGCCAGGTTCAGAAGGGTTAAGGTAGGTGTTAGAAGATGA
- a CDS encoding CoA transferase subunit B, translating into MIQDPKIARTVIAKRVALELKDGDIVNLGIGIPTLVANYIPKGVTVFFQSENGILGMGPAPEPGYEHPNLTNAGGGPVTFLPGAAAFDSATSFGLIRGGHVDITVLGGLQVDEEGHLANWMIPGKLIPGMGGAMDLVTGAKKVIVAMTHIEKNGVSKIVKKCTLPLTSVRRVDLIVTDMAVIEVTEKGLLLKEIAPQTTLDEVLNYTAASLIVPENIPTMPIDL; encoded by the coding sequence ATGATCCAGGATCCCAAGATCGCAAGAACTGTCATAGCAAAGAGAGTGGCGCTCGAGTTGAAAGACGGTGACATCGTCAACCTGGGTATAGGCATTCCCACCTTGGTGGCAAACTACATACCGAAGGGTGTGACGGTGTTCTTCCAGTCAGAGAACGGTATCCTTGGCATGGGTCCAGCGCCGGAACCTGGATACGAACATCCAAACTTGACCAACGCCGGTGGAGGTCCAGTGACGTTTCTACCGGGAGCTGCGGCCTTCGATTCTGCGACCTCATTTGGGCTGATTCGTGGTGGACACGTCGACATAACCGTTCTCGGCGGACTTCAAGTGGATGAAGAGGGTCATCTTGCGAACTGGATGATTCCTGGCAAACTCATACCTGGCATGGGTGGAGCGATGGACCTTGTCACTGGTGCGAAAAAAGTCATCGTGGCGATGACACACATTGAGAAGAATGGGGTTTCCAAGATAGTCAAGAAGTGCACGCTTCCTTTGACATCCGTTAGGAGGGTCGATCTCATTGTCACGGACATGGCGGTCATCGAAGTGACGGAAAAAGGCTTGCTCTTGAAAGAGATAGCGCCACAGACGACTCTGGACGAAGTACTCAATTACACCGCGGCAAGCTTGATCGTTCCAGAGAACATTCCCACGATGCCGATAGATCTGTAA
- a CDS encoding acetyl-CoA C-acetyltransferase translates to MRKVYIVGAKRTAIGTFGGSLKDVPAVQLAVTAAKAAMEQANVKPEWIDETIVGNILMAGQGMGPGRQVGIYAGIPAEKPGYTVNMLCGSGMKAIMIGATDIMMNEAEIVLAAGMENMSMAPYLLQKARFGYRLGNGEIVDHMVYDGLTDVFNMYHMGVTAENLVEKYGISREEQDLFAYKSQMKAKKAIESGRFKDEIVPVVIKEKKGEKIFDTDEHPRFDTTLEALAKLKPAFKPNGTVTAGNASGINDGASAVILASEDAVKKYGLKPMAEIVSFAQHGVDPAIMGIGPVGAISKALAKAKMKLTDISLIELNEAFAAQSIAVLRDVKKEHGVSDEWLEERVNVNGGAIALGHPIGASGNRIVVTLLYEMKKRGVELGLASLCIGGGMGTAIIIKNV, encoded by the coding sequence ATGAGAAAGGTCTACATCGTTGGAGCAAAGAGAACCGCAATAGGAACCTTTGGAGGAAGTTTGAAGGACGTACCCGCAGTACAGCTCGCCGTCACTGCAGCAAAGGCTGCGATGGAACAGGCGAATGTTAAACCTGAATGGATTGACGAAACCATCGTAGGTAACATCCTCATGGCTGGCCAGGGCATGGGTCCAGGTAGGCAGGTTGGGATATACGCAGGTATTCCCGCGGAGAAACCCGGTTATACGGTGAACATGCTCTGCGGTTCTGGAATGAAAGCCATCATGATTGGAGCCACAGACATCATGATGAACGAAGCAGAGATAGTTCTTGCAGCCGGTATGGAAAACATGTCCATGGCACCGTACTTGCTTCAAAAGGCAAGGTTTGGCTACAGGCTTGGCAACGGTGAGATCGTCGATCACATGGTTTACGATGGCCTCACGGATGTGTTCAACATGTACCACATGGGTGTGACCGCAGAGAATCTGGTCGAAAAGTACGGCATAAGCAGAGAAGAGCAAGATCTCTTTGCTTACAAGAGCCAGATGAAGGCAAAGAAAGCGATCGAAAGTGGAAGGTTCAAAGACGAGATCGTGCCTGTGGTCATCAAGGAAAAGAAAGGTGAGAAGATCTTCGATACCGACGAACATCCAAGGTTTGACACGACGCTTGAAGCGCTCGCAAAGCTCAAACCTGCTTTCAAACCTAACGGAACCGTAACTGCAGGTAACGCTTCTGGTATCAACGATGGCGCATCCGCTGTGATACTCGCTTCGGAGGATGCTGTGAAAAAATATGGGCTCAAACCCATGGCGGAAATCGTCTCCTTCGCTCAACATGGCGTTGATCCGGCAATCATGGGCATAGGTCCGGTTGGCGCCATATCCAAAGCGCTCGCAAAAGCAAAGATGAAACTCACCGATATTTCCCTGATCGAACTGAACGAGGCCTTCGCTGCGCAGTCGATCGCCGTTCTGAGGGACGTCAAAAAAGAACATGGTGTCAGCGATGAATGGCTCGAAGAGCGCGTGAACGTCAACGGTGGTGCCATCGCACTTGGCCATCCAATAGGTGCCAGTGGAAACAGGATCGTTGTGACCCTGCTGTACGAGATGAAGAAACGCGGTGTTGAGCTTGGACTGGCGAGCCTGTGTATAGGTGGAGGCATGGGAACAGCCATAATCATCAAAAACGTTTGA